CTTAGACCAACTAAGTTTTTTTCCTGGAATAAGCAGGGCACATATATACTGATATGATTAATTAGAACCAGACAATATTCATAAGTATTACTGTATGAAATTGTCAGGTTGAGTCAAAGTGAGTGCAGGTCTCCATATTAAATAGAGTTTGGCGAGAGGCGAATAGAGGTATGCTGAGGAAGGTAAATCGCGGTATAAAATCAAGGTAAACAAACCTATTGGGCTTATTAGGGACCAAGAATCACCCGACTGCACGAACAATATCTGAGTAATACTATCAGATGCGTGCATGCATGCTAAAACTAATGGCACCAAACATAGTAAGATACTCATATGGGTCACAGATGGTTCAGAGACAACACAATAATAACATAGTGAATAATACACAGGTCTGGAATTTGGAAACATTGATAATGGCACAGGTTTTTTGGAAACTAAGAAACGAAAGCTTGGTAACGTAGTTTAGGGACATGGAAATCATCATAAATAGTAAATAAGGTCTTCAACTGGTGGTCCTTTTAGAAAAAGTGTGTGGTTCAACTGGTCTTCTGGTTTAGGCGGAGGCTTCGGCAATATGGGTTGGAGGCTGGCTTCAGGCTTCAGGTGTCTCGGCTGTTTTATAGGGAATGGAAACGAAACAAGGTCAACATAAGAGGCTAGGTTTATTGCACAGGCTGTCATAAACATGGCTTACATAATAAGTCCTACATATATATATCAGTCAAATCAAAACTCCAGataaacaataaaaatataaagGAGAAACAACCACTCACCTGCACACACAGAATTCAGGACTTCAATAATTATAATCCCTCCTCCTAGAAGAAGGGTTATACCTCGATCCCCTGACAATAGAAGCCAATAACAAATTATGAAAGAACTGAATTACCTATAAACGGAAAGGTTGCAAAAATTGCTACTCTAGAAGTACTCGGTCGGGACTACGGCAACTTGGGGAGTACTCGGATGTTTAACAAGTTTGACTTTGAACGAGTTTTGACCGATTTTAACAAATATTGACGGATTTTTTGAATAATCACAAGTTTTAGCCGAGTTTTGATCGATTCCAGAGTAATCCAGACCGAACGAGTACTCCCCTAGTTGCAAAAACCGAGTACTCACCAAGTAACTCCGAGTTCCGCAACACTGATAAACGGGTTAGTATTCAATATGTAGAAGAGATATTTGATACTAAAAACACATTAAATGATGAAGCTGGCCTTCGTAAAAGGTTAAAATGCTATTTTGACAAAAAAACAGAGGGCCAGGTAGCTTTATAAGGCaatgattgttgtatgaaatcatTGTTTCCCTAAGGTAGTCATTTGAAAACTAATCACACAATGATAGGATCTCTTACATATCCTCGCATATTATTAATGTGTACGATAAAGCATGCAATCAGAAAAAAGAAAATGATGAAGCTTGGCCTTACCCAGAACTACCACTACGCGCTGAAGAATAGCTACCGTAGGCTCCATAAGCGTCACCACCACTGCGTCCCTGAAATATAAACAAAACAAAAATAGCATGTTAGAGATAGGGCATGTTTGGAAGTattagctggtagctggagctgaaAGCTGGTAGCTGCAAGCTAGAAGCTGATAGCTGaagcttttaaaatatatttaagtgtttggtaaagtagctggagctgtttaaaaaaatgataaaatgacaaaaatggacacaagtaaaaaTCACCTATGTAATGCTAGTATATAATATCACATTATcagctcatcatcttcttcaatacGAGAACGTTTACGATGAACAACTAAGCATAGTTGATTACGATTACTATACCATTAACGACTTTACCAAATAAACAtgtaataaatatacatatatacgatatagaccaactcattatgattacaattataattacAGATCACAATTATGGATTCGTTACGATAACGATTTTACTAAATAAACAtagaatacatatacatatatacattaatttttttattatttttgttgaaATGCAAAGAGATATTTGGTTATCAAAGATACAAGACTTACAATTCATGCATAGAGAAATTAATGCGTGGTCACGGTTATTAGTATTGATATATTAAAAATTTATGCAACTGTATACTAAAAAATGAAATGTGCCAAAATATGTTGATTTACGTGAAACTGAGAGAATTTGTATTATTTTGAAAGGGCATTTAAGGAAAGTAAACACCAAAAGCTCATCCATATTGTTGAACGCTACTATAAATAACGTGTAATCTTAAGAGCTTTTTGGGACTTTTCAATTCCAATAAAAGCTCCAAGCTTTACCAACTAAACAAAGCTTTTTATTAGATAGGAGCTTTTTCATAAATGCTAAAAGCTAAAAGCTCCAAAAAGCTTCAAGAAGCTCCTTGCCAAACATACCCACAGTGTATTAAGTACTAGTAGACGAAAGACATATATGCTCCCTTTATTTGCGGAACATGCATGCATTAATGTGAAACCACCTACGTCCTATAACAAGAGAAGTTATGCAAATTTTACTTTGACCGAGCTTTGACCAATTTTCAGAGTAAACCCGAGTTTTGACCATTTTCCGAGTAATCCTGAGTTTTGACCGAGTTTGATTACTCGGCTCGGAGCTCTCAAAACACCGAGTACTCGGCGAGTAATTCCGAATTCTGCAACCTCGTATCTATTTATATAAATTTGTTAACTTATGAGTAAGTAATATTTACACTTACATGCAAACCGCCATAGCTTCCATATCCATCATTAAGTGGCAAATCACTATCATAAGAACGTGCTCGTCCATGACTTTTAGAATCTCTATGATCATACTTTGAAACATCGTTCACGTCAGGTGGCATTTGAAGATACGGAACAACTGGAACAAATGTAGACATAACACCTTCTCTTTCAAAAAGATCCCCCCTCAATCGTGATGTTACTTGCAAAAGTGCAACCTTTGCAAGATCAAGTTCTGCAGAAATCTGAAAAAGAAAAAGAGggtcattataattataatacttaatacttagatATAGATAAACTCAAGTCATGATCTCAAATAAAGTACCaagagaaaggaaaaaaaaataaaggttTTGTATTCTTACCTGCATCATTTCATCATCACGATCAGCAATTTTGGGAACGTCGTCCTTTGAAAGTATACGAACATTAGATTTGCTAATTCTCCTAATCTCTGTAATTATCGCTCCACCTTTTCCAATAAGGCACCCGACCCGAGAATTCGGAACGAGCAACCGAGTAGTATATGAAACGAGACCTGAATCTCTTTCAACTCTCTCACTGCACTTGGGTTGCAAGCGTATTGCAGCCTCAATAGTTGGAGAAAATGTGTCTTCAAATAGCTATACACATAAATAAATACAAACCACATAAACATTTCATAAACAGAAGTCATAATTTCGGGTCAACATTCAAATTTACCTCATTTGCTGAAATAGTTACTAAACAATCATCTCCCTCCGTTTTTGAGCTATCAACTTTGATAGTTGCTCCAGTTTCCTGCCTAATTTGATTAATAGCCGAACCACCCTTTCCAATTAAACTACCTAGATTCGATGTAGGACAGATCAAACGAAGAGAAAACTCCTTTGGAGACGATTCATTTCTTGGAGCAGGATAGTAACTACGTGGTGGCCATTCGCCACCTTCACCCTTGTACCCACCGTAAGCACCTAGTCCACCAACCAGTGGAGTTAATCCCATAAGTGGTCCGCCGGGAGCTGCACCCATAAATGAACCACTAGAAGGAACAGCATTAGGTGTTGAAGAAGAAAGCAAATGTTGTGACCGTGACGGGTTATCGTGAAGGCGAGCTGCAACTAGGAACAGCGCTTTTCTCACATTTGAGGCTTCACCCGTAATCTGAATCCAATGGAAGCAACAAATATAGAAACTTGAAACACCCATAATAACTTATAAGCCGGAGAAGGAAATTAAACATATAAAGAACATATGATGGTATGTAAATAATGTATACTAGCTTACTAAAGTTAACCCTATCATATAAAATTATTTCCTATGCAAGAAAAAATGGTAAATTTGAGTACTTGATGGTAGGGGGGTAACTTTTATTTGTGTCTGAATACTCCAACCGATCGAAATCCGAGTTGGGTTTAATGGGCCGGACTACTAGAATCACAAATTGCTTAAACGGATCACACGAATCGGATAGCGAATCAAATTAATTTATTTAGATTAAAGTTTAAGTAAAACTGAATCATATATACATTTCTAGCATGTAAAAGTTAACCAAAAAAACTTTGATTCTAacaaatgataaatatttatagtAGAAAGTCTTTTGTAGTTTGTACACCGATGGTATGCAAACAGTTATCTACTCTTCTACTTATACAAtattaaagtataaaagtatgcttTAGAAGTTTATATAAAAGGTGAGTATAGTGTAATCATACGAAATCAAAGCAAACTTTTCGTTAAATTTTAGTCCCAATTGGTATCACACACCAACTTGAACTAATTCTGATGAAACCGTCTAATCCGAACACCAACTTAAAACCGTTTAACCTATATCGCATTAATCCGTTTCTCATTCGGTTTGGATTACGGGGTTAACTTatgataatccgatatccgaaaaatCGAACCAAATAAACTATCCAAATAACACCCCTAAATCCCTAATTGACAGCTCTGACCCAAGCCAATAAGAAACATGTACTAATTACCTGCACCATCTCGTCACTGGCTAGAGCACAAGCAGGCATATGATTATCCTTCATTATTCGAACCTGAGCACCAGTATCAGTCCGAATATTTTGAATTATCTGACCACCTTTCCCAATACAACACCCAATCTGATCCGCTGGCACAAGCAAACGAACCGTAACCTGCACCGTATCcattgaatcatcatcatcatcagattgATCCTCAACAACAACTCTATCGTGCACTTTAAACAGAGCATCCATTGACGGACACAAACGTTCATCAGAACCATCAAAATCATTTGTTTCATCACTCGTGCTATGAATAGTAACAACACGTTCGTCACATCCGGAAACCGTCTCACCGATCCTAATCTTAGCCTTAGTTTCAGATCTCAACTGCTTAACAATCTCCCCACCCCTTCCCATTATACTTCCAATTTTCTTACTAGGGCATAGGTATCGGTACACCGTATCATCCGAACCAATCGAGTTCTGTCCTCTATCAGATTCGCTGTTATTACGCCTCTTGTTTCTTCCACGATCGCTGTATTCGGTCTGCAAATGAGGACGTTTTCCATGACTATTTCTTTGCCCAGCCATGTGATGCAATATGATCCCTGTTATATATACAagatgttcaccacaaaataaatgATATTTCTTACTTATTACACAAATATATAACTATAAATTATTTGAATTGAAGATAAGATATCAAGATCTAGCGCTGAAAGCAGTAAATTGTAAATAAAGAGATTCAAAATAATACAGGCAAAATATTAGATATAAAAAGGAAACCTAACAGGATAACTAAAAAGCGGAAATTAGATG
This genomic window from Rutidosis leptorrhynchoides isolate AG116_Rl617_1_P2 chromosome 2, CSIRO_AGI_Rlap_v1, whole genome shotgun sequence contains:
- the LOC139891931 gene encoding KH domain-containing protein At4g18375-like, which gives rise to MAGQRNSHGKRPHLQTEYSDRGRNKRRNNSESDRGQNSIGSDDTVYRYLCPSKKIGSIMGRGGEIVKQLRSETKAKIRIGETVSGCDERVVTIHSTSDETNDFDGSDERLCPSMDALFKVHDRVVVEDQSDDDDDSMDTVQVTVRLLVPADQIGCCIGKGGQIIQNIRTDTGAQVRIMKDNHMPACALASDEMVQITGEASNVRKALFLVAARLHDNPSRSQHLLSSSTPNAVPSSGSFMGAAPGGPLMGLTPLVGGLGAYGGYKGEGGEWPPRSYYPAPRNESSPKEFSLRLICPTSNLGSLIGKGGSAINQIRQETGATIKVDSSKTEGDDCLVTISANELFEDTFSPTIEAAIRLQPKCSERVERDSGLVSYTTRLLVPNSRVGCLIGKGGAIITEIRRISKSNVRILSKDDVPKIADRDDEMMQISAELDLAKVALLQVTSRLRGDLFEREGVMSTFVPVVPYLQMPPDVNDVSKYDHRDSKSHGRARSYDSDLPLNDGYGSYGGLHGRSGGDAYGAYGSYSSARSGSSGGSRYNPSSRRRDYNY